A single window of Pyxidicoccus xibeiensis DNA harbors:
- a CDS encoding HU family DNA-binding protein: MTKAELVEVVAAQTRLTKKSAAQILDIVFTNIGKAVKKDARFSYPGFGTWSVRSRKARKIRNPQTNEMMKLKASKTIGFRPAKELKNSL; this comes from the coding sequence ATGACCAAGGCAGAGCTCGTCGAGGTGGTGGCGGCGCAGACACGTCTCACCAAGAAGTCCGCGGCGCAGATCCTCGACATCGTCTTCACCAACATCGGCAAGGCGGTGAAGAAGGACGCCCGCTTCAGCTACCCCGGCTTCGGCACGTGGTCGGTGCGCTCGCGCAAGGCGCGGAAGATCCGCAACCCGCAGACCAACGAGATGATGAAGCTGAAGGCGTCGAAGACCATCGGCTTCCGGCCGGCCAAGGAGCTGAAGAACTCGCTGTAG
- a CDS encoding M23 family metallopeptidase, protein MRRLGLLALTTACACATPRAEKMSFEELYGSSRSHPPEPTAPPAPLAGAGRAVPQSSQELQAALASFAERARAYRQQVERGGAMPASQAENWEAMNHALDGFLSRPVSRTDSHDVVRARSVLEAELELDGRTYGDMPGALAEAVVLRVGRLAVRMAELRRLEHPAQTDGLPRLAWPLEPVSITSLFGHRWHPVTGQHRRHLGVDLAARQGQVIYTAEKGVVLRAGWNGDHGNQVEVQHAGRWVTRYSHLSRVLVEPGEILERGNAVGLAGETGLATGVHLHFELWRDGQAMDPLDALGADDEAPLVEGPPVARGRTALEPATHQGRRPVGQRP, encoded by the coding sequence GTGCGCCGCCTCGGTCTCCTCGCCCTCACCACTGCCTGCGCCTGCGCTACCCCCCGCGCGGAGAAAATGAGCTTCGAGGAGCTCTATGGCTCCTCACGCTCCCATCCTCCGGAGCCCACGGCGCCTCCCGCTCCATTGGCCGGCGCGGGCCGGGCCGTGCCCCAGTCCTCCCAGGAGCTCCAGGCGGCGCTCGCGTCCTTCGCCGAGCGGGCCCGCGCCTACCGCCAGCAGGTGGAGCGGGGTGGGGCGATGCCGGCGTCACAGGCGGAGAACTGGGAGGCGATGAACCACGCGCTGGACGGCTTCCTGTCGCGGCCGGTGTCGCGCACGGACTCGCATGACGTGGTGCGGGCCCGGAGCGTGCTGGAGGCCGAGCTGGAGCTGGACGGCCGCACCTACGGCGACATGCCCGGGGCGCTGGCGGAGGCGGTGGTGCTGCGCGTGGGGCGGCTGGCCGTGCGCATGGCGGAGCTGCGCCGCCTGGAGCACCCGGCGCAGACGGACGGCCTCCCGCGCCTCGCCTGGCCGCTGGAGCCGGTCTCCATCACCAGCCTCTTCGGACACCGCTGGCACCCGGTGACGGGCCAGCACCGCCGGCACCTGGGCGTGGACCTGGCCGCGCGCCAGGGCCAGGTCATCTACACCGCCGAGAAGGGCGTGGTGCTGCGCGCGGGGTGGAACGGGGACCACGGCAACCAGGTGGAGGTGCAGCACGCGGGCCGCTGGGTGACCCGCTACAGCCACCTGTCGCGGGTGCTGGTGGAGCCGGGCGAAATCCTGGAGCGCGGCAACGCGGTGGGCCTGGCCGGCGAGACGGGGCTGGCCACGGGCGTCCACCTGCACTTCGAGCTCTGGCGTGACGGCCAGGCGATGGACCCGCTGGACGCGCTGGGCGCTGACGACGAGGCCCCGCTGGTGGAGGGGCCTCCCGTTGCCCGGGGCCGCACTGCGCTGGAGCCCGCAACGCATCAGGGGCGCCGCCCCGTGGGTCAGCGCCCCTGA
- the ltaE gene encoding low-specificity L-threonine aldolase, with protein sequence MKPIDFRSDTVTKPTPAMRRAIAEAEVADDVYGEDPTVLRLEAAVAARLGLEAAVFTPSGTQANQIAIGAHCRQGDEVLTEAGSHIIQYEGGAVPALWGVQPAPLPGERGLLTPEQVEAAVRQENIHYPRTRLLSLENTHNRGGGSIWPVERFRAVVEVARKAGLGVHLDGARLFNAEVAAGVPASSWSKLTDTTSVCFSKGLGAPVGSVLAGRADLIREARRLRKRLGGGMRQAGILAAAALYALEHHVARLAEDHANARKLAAGLAEVPGVKVDAAQVETNMVFAEFSRPALEMVAELAKHGILTNPAGGPRTLRLVTHLDLSAADIDEAVARIRRVVA encoded by the coding sequence ATGAAGCCCATCGACTTCCGCTCCGATACCGTCACGAAGCCCACGCCCGCCATGCGCCGCGCCATCGCCGAGGCCGAGGTCGCGGACGACGTCTATGGCGAGGACCCCACCGTGCTGCGCCTGGAGGCGGCGGTCGCCGCGCGGCTCGGGCTGGAGGCGGCCGTCTTCACGCCGTCGGGCACGCAGGCCAATCAAATCGCCATCGGCGCGCACTGCCGCCAGGGTGACGAGGTCCTCACCGAGGCGGGCAGCCACATCATCCAGTACGAGGGTGGCGCGGTGCCGGCGCTGTGGGGCGTGCAGCCGGCGCCGCTGCCGGGTGAGCGCGGGCTCCTGACGCCGGAGCAGGTGGAGGCGGCGGTGCGTCAGGAGAACATCCACTACCCGCGCACGCGCCTGCTCTCACTGGAGAACACGCACAACCGCGGGGGTGGCTCCATCTGGCCGGTGGAGCGCTTCCGCGCGGTGGTGGAGGTGGCGCGCAAGGCGGGGCTGGGCGTGCACCTGGACGGGGCGCGCCTGTTCAACGCCGAGGTGGCCGCGGGCGTGCCGGCGTCCTCGTGGTCGAAGCTGACGGACACCACGTCGGTGTGCTTCTCCAAGGGGCTGGGGGCGCCGGTGGGCTCGGTGCTGGCGGGCCGCGCGGACCTCATCCGCGAGGCGCGGCGGCTGCGCAAGCGGCTGGGCGGTGGCATGCGGCAGGCGGGCATCCTCGCGGCGGCGGCGCTGTACGCGCTGGAGCACCACGTGGCCCGGCTCGCCGAGGACCATGCGAATGCGCGCAAGCTGGCGGCGGGGCTGGCGGAGGTGCCGGGCGTGAAGGTGGACGCGGCGCAGGTGGAGACCAACATGGTCTTCGCCGAGTTCTCCCGGCCCGCGCTGGAGATGGTGGCGGAGCTGGCGAAGCACGGCATCCTGACCAACCCCGCGGGCGGCCCGCGCACGTTGCGGCTGGTGACCCACCTGGACCTGTCCGCCGCGGACATCGACGAGGCCGTCGCCCGCATCCGCCGCGTCGTGGCCTGA
- the nth gene encoding endonuclease III, producing the protein MPRRETVVEKKQRALAVMDRLEADMPDARIELDYRTPLELLVAVILSAQCTDKRVNLVTPALFQRFPDAHTYAGAEPTDVEPFIRTCGLYRAKAKNIVAAAKALVEEHAGQVPLQRALLEKLPGVGRKTAGVVCIHLGGDAAFPVDTHVKRLAYRLGFTTQEDPDKVEADMQAVLPAERWTLGHQLLVWHGRRTCFARSPACERCVVAELCPKKGVRAPARAKGPATALAEASGAATAKRTRPAPARARP; encoded by the coding sequence GTGCCTCGACGTGAGACGGTGGTGGAGAAGAAGCAGCGTGCACTGGCGGTGATGGACCGGCTGGAGGCCGACATGCCGGATGCCCGCATCGAGCTGGACTATCGCACTCCCCTGGAGCTGCTGGTCGCGGTCATCCTCTCCGCGCAGTGCACGGACAAGCGGGTGAACCTGGTGACCCCCGCCCTCTTCCAGCGCTTCCCCGACGCCCACACCTACGCCGGAGCAGAACCCACGGACGTGGAGCCGTTCATCCGCACCTGCGGCCTCTACCGCGCCAAGGCGAAGAACATCGTCGCCGCGGCGAAGGCGCTCGTCGAGGAGCACGCCGGGCAGGTCCCCCTCCAGCGCGCCTTGCTGGAGAAGCTCCCCGGCGTGGGCCGCAAGACGGCCGGCGTGGTGTGCATCCACCTGGGCGGCGATGCGGCCTTCCCCGTGGACACCCATGTGAAGCGGCTGGCGTACCGGCTCGGCTTCACCACCCAGGAGGACCCGGACAAGGTGGAGGCCGACATGCAGGCCGTGCTGCCGGCCGAGCGGTGGACGCTCGGCCACCAGCTCCTCGTGTGGCATGGGCGGCGGACGTGCTTCGCCCGCTCGCCCGCCTGCGAGCGGTGCGTGGTGGCGGAGCTGTGCCCGAAGAAGGGCGTGCGCGCCCCCGCTCGCGCGAAGGGCCCCGCGACGGCGCTCGCGGAGGCTTCCGGCGCGGCTACCGCGAAGCGGACGCGCCCAGCTCCCGCTCGCGCGAGGCCTTGA
- the def gene encoding peptide deformylase, translated as MVREILIWPDPILKQKARPVAKVDDTLRTLVKDMFETMYSAEGVGLAGPQVGVLQRVIVLDTTPSQPDSKPIAMINPEIIGMEGETSYTEGCLSIPGESEDIDRAAIVTVKFLDVDGQEQTMRCDGLLAIAVQHETDHLNGTVFVDHVSTLKRELIRGRMKRFKASRERELGASASR; from the coding sequence ATGGTTCGTGAGATCCTCATCTGGCCCGACCCCATCCTCAAGCAGAAGGCCAGACCCGTGGCGAAGGTGGACGACACCCTCCGCACGCTGGTGAAGGACATGTTCGAGACGATGTACTCCGCCGAGGGCGTCGGCCTGGCCGGCCCGCAGGTGGGAGTCCTCCAGCGGGTCATCGTCCTGGACACCACGCCCAGCCAGCCCGACTCCAAGCCCATCGCGATGATCAACCCGGAGATCATCGGCATGGAGGGCGAGACGAGCTACACGGAGGGCTGCCTGTCCATCCCCGGCGAGTCCGAGGACATCGACCGCGCCGCCATCGTCACCGTGAAGTTCCTCGACGTGGACGGCCAGGAGCAGACGATGCGCTGCGACGGGCTGCTCGCCATCGCCGTGCAGCACGAGACGGACCACCTCAACGGCACCGTCTTCGTGGACCACGTCTCCACGCTGAAGCGGGAGCTCATCCGCGGCCGGATGAAGCGCTTCAAGGCCTCGCGCGAGCGGGAGCTGGGCGCGTCCGCTTCGCGGTAG
- a CDS encoding DnaJ domain-containing protein — protein sequence MGAPVLLVHDDIATIAAVRRLLSRAGHEVILATSAADALIGFGHHLPALIVLAPGVEGGRGRLVLEELLQHPDGKTARVLLLGEAIEGFSAPVAPLPLDGTSFVALVDSLIRAEADAWHVVENRTLPAAGPDTGAPVGGEAEAWHATAPHPVGGDPTLANALFGDLAPLHQTDWELAAMTREERTAHEEDQQRERQTTLDMNTAMERAHQEVEAAAMASIDSALSSGDGWDDGTPAAPGDDWAAAVDDARRDEAVSEPAAAGGDVDGARGDEAVAEPPHAGGDVDAEVRAEAERLAQLEIEEALAREQAELAAAVSLPVGRLAWTEEPVAQPVPRAVTPAPRLGDEGFFDVDTPVEPGLAPSQSEAPFAAAETPSWMELPPDPEMENTARMAVSFAGAAPEAGWTPDASSPTAGSEWGTEADLAEAVSASGVPSEAGDMDWSTVGDPAPAAGSTSGGWDASGSGASAEASDGAATAGWNAAGDDYAEGGTPAEASDGAAAADSGDAYFEAGASGEAASADGNGTGDVPGEAASSDWNAANGDGASTAATDASATSALEARDESGQADSDSEGADAETESVPSHWDVLEAELQAAVRAREAEEAAAGLASDGDTAPSTSTEEETFDPEATSSTGEDSPDLAASPSSGDDALAPAAANTVVSSTSTGADWFDTEPAATSEHEPATAAPLDEASAAPPMTSGSGAATFVGGSATPALLAQWQAQQEEAERQLEEAHERVRIVRAELEQEAALRREVEKQAEEARQLGESLRGILDREATLRVEAEAAREQEASLRLVAEELAEAARLREESLKEERSREQELRLQVERQLQGLQDRVAALEEEHSREATLRAEAEQQAEEARAKEAELAAAHQREERRRREAEAELEVVHQRDAELEPQRAGEVTRLREQVASLQERLEEAESRAGTEARARATVDAAARAALGRIEEREQDFTDLRAQLEALKAEVEELTRLRAEAETRAQEEAEARAEAETRAIDAEARAEAELGIRMQAEIRARDATLARDEAQVRSDAEALARSETQVRAEKLEARLREEVKARTTAETRAAAAMQALKEVEARLESEAAGRVESEGRAETEAKARRDADARAEAAETATSAAEDRADAEIRAREAAEERAEAEAEAKLAAEARASSEARARAEAEARAELAAQAQAEAEERAESEARARAEAEARAEAEARRRAEAEARGEAEAKQRHEAEARAEAEAKLRIEAEARAEAAEKLRIEAEARAEAEEKLRIDAEARADAEEKRRIEAEALAAAEAKHRAEAAARAEAEAKHRAEAAARAEAEAKHRSEAEVRAEAEAEKRFDADVRADAEAKQRAEAEARAEAEARLRAEAEAKAEAETKLRAEAEARAGAEMKLRAEAEARVEAEAKQRAEADARAEAGATSSTEADARAEAEAKLRAEADAKAEAEAKQRAEADARAEAETKLRAEAEARAESEAKARAEAEARARQSAQAETEAAARAKTEGRHRTALEVRLEAETHQRTTAEARVEEAAQARSALESRLADVQAQAQQVRDELAREREAREAVEKALEALRAEKAQLEVESAEERARSERERVELEEKGRREAEEAAAQARAALLPLETPPGRPELAVSRSGSVTQDGLAKLVLRLCEARMEMRLELKVINALRVLWLRDGALVGAVSSAPGESLVDRARADGLIDARQESELRLVRSATTAALLDALRGRGYLRESEAVPLVQRYTEQVFLDALAEPSTLYRLVPEPAPHEVALAAATRPPLHLLAEALRNTLTSESLLEAAGSLRARVTRGDLHLAPDDFGLAPRDLQLLSQVDGEHTLEALLLGAGLPQDSALKALAVARTLGLITLQAASNEDTGELPPELDVRRLEAKFEEIQDADYFTVLGLSRSAGGEEVKRAYELLAAEFHPLRFAGHPDPALQHRAQQIRSVLSEAAQALGDDRLRAEYARSLLD from the coding sequence ATGGGCGCACCCGTCCTCCTCGTCCACGACGACATCGCCACCATCGCCGCCGTGCGTCGCCTGCTCTCGCGAGCGGGGCATGAGGTCATCCTCGCGACCTCCGCGGCGGATGCCCTCATCGGCTTCGGGCACCACCTGCCCGCGCTCATCGTGCTCGCGCCGGGCGTGGAGGGAGGCCGTGGCCGGCTCGTGCTGGAGGAGTTGCTCCAGCACCCGGATGGCAAGACGGCGCGCGTGCTGCTGCTGGGCGAGGCGATTGAGGGCTTCAGCGCACCGGTGGCGCCGCTGCCCCTGGATGGGACGAGCTTCGTCGCGCTGGTGGACTCGCTCATCCGCGCGGAGGCGGACGCGTGGCACGTGGTGGAGAACCGCACCCTGCCCGCGGCCGGCCCCGACACCGGAGCCCCGGTGGGGGGCGAGGCCGAGGCCTGGCACGCCACCGCTCCGCACCCCGTGGGCGGAGACCCCACGCTGGCGAATGCGCTCTTCGGCGACCTGGCCCCGCTGCACCAGACGGACTGGGAGCTGGCGGCGATGACGCGCGAGGAGCGCACCGCGCACGAGGAGGATCAGCAGCGCGAGCGGCAGACGACGCTGGACATGAACACCGCGATGGAGCGGGCGCACCAGGAGGTCGAGGCGGCGGCGATGGCCTCCATCGACTCGGCGCTCTCCTCCGGGGACGGCTGGGATGACGGGACGCCAGCGGCTCCCGGTGACGATTGGGCCGCGGCCGTGGATGACGCGCGGCGCGATGAGGCGGTCTCGGAGCCGGCTGCTGCCGGCGGCGATGTGGATGGCGCGCGGGGCGATGAGGCAGTCGCGGAGCCGCCTCATGCCGGCGGCGATGTGGACGCGGAGGTGCGCGCGGAGGCCGAGCGGCTGGCGCAGCTCGAAATCGAAGAGGCCCTGGCGCGCGAGCAGGCGGAGCTGGCGGCCGCAGTCTCCCTGCCGGTGGGGAGGCTCGCGTGGACGGAGGAGCCCGTCGCGCAGCCCGTGCCACGAGCCGTGACTCCCGCGCCCCGGCTGGGGGACGAGGGGTTCTTCGACGTCGACACGCCCGTGGAGCCGGGACTGGCCCCGTCGCAGTCAGAGGCGCCCTTCGCCGCGGCGGAGACGCCGTCCTGGATGGAACTGCCCCCGGACCCGGAGATGGAGAACACCGCGCGGATGGCGGTGAGCTTCGCCGGAGCCGCGCCGGAAGCGGGCTGGACGCCGGACGCGTCCTCCCCCACGGCGGGCTCGGAGTGGGGGACGGAAGCCGACCTGGCTGAGGCCGTGTCCGCGTCGGGTGTTCCATCCGAGGCCGGCGACATGGACTGGAGCACCGTGGGCGACCCGGCCCCAGCGGCCGGGAGCACGTCGGGCGGCTGGGACGCCTCGGGAAGTGGAGCTTCGGCGGAAGCGTCGGACGGAGCCGCAACGGCCGGGTGGAACGCCGCGGGTGATGACTACGCCGAGGGCGGTACTCCGGCGGAAGCGTCGGACGGCGCCGCAGCGGCTGACTCGGGCGATGCGTACTTCGAGGCGGGGGCTTCGGGTGAAGCCGCCTCGGCTGACGGGAATGGCACGGGCGATGTGCCTGGTGAAGCGGCCTCCTCGGATTGGAATGCCGCCAACGGTGACGGTGCCTCGACGGCTGCGACTGACGCTTCCGCCACCTCGGCGCTCGAAGCCAGAGACGAGTCGGGGCAAGCCGATTCCGACTCCGAGGGAGCCGACGCCGAGACCGAGAGCGTGCCGTCGCACTGGGACGTGCTGGAGGCGGAGCTGCAAGCCGCGGTACGCGCCCGTGAGGCGGAGGAGGCCGCGGCGGGGCTTGCGAGCGATGGGGACACTGCCCCGTCCACGAGCACGGAGGAGGAGACATTCGACCCGGAGGCGACTTCGAGCACGGGTGAGGACTCGCCGGACCTCGCAGCGAGCCCGAGCTCAGGTGACGACGCGCTCGCTCCGGCCGCGGCCAACACCGTGGTGTCGAGCACGAGTACGGGCGCGGACTGGTTCGACACGGAGCCGGCCGCCACCTCCGAGCACGAGCCCGCCACAGCAGCCCCGCTGGACGAGGCATCAGCTGCTCCGCCCATGACCTCGGGCAGTGGGGCCGCCACCTTCGTGGGTGGCTCGGCGACTCCTGCACTGCTGGCCCAGTGGCAGGCGCAGCAGGAAGAGGCAGAGCGGCAGCTCGAGGAGGCCCACGAGCGGGTCCGCATCGTCCGCGCCGAGCTGGAGCAGGAAGCCGCGCTTCGCCGCGAGGTCGAGAAGCAGGCCGAGGAGGCACGTCAGCTCGGTGAGTCGCTGCGGGGCATCCTCGACCGGGAGGCCACGCTGCGAGTCGAAGCGGAGGCCGCCCGCGAGCAGGAGGCCTCACTCCGCCTCGTGGCCGAGGAGCTGGCCGAAGCGGCCCGGCTGAGGGAAGAGTCGCTGAAGGAGGAGCGCTCCCGGGAGCAGGAGCTGCGGCTCCAAGTGGAGCGCCAGCTCCAGGGGCTGCAGGACCGCGTCGCCGCGCTGGAAGAGGAGCACTCGCGAGAGGCGACGCTGCGCGCGGAGGCCGAGCAGCAGGCCGAGGAAGCCCGAGCGAAGGAAGCGGAGCTCGCGGCTGCCCACCAGCGCGAGGAGCGCCGCCGCCGCGAGGCCGAGGCGGAGCTGGAGGTCGTCCACCAGCGGGATGCCGAGCTGGAGCCCCAGCGCGCGGGAGAGGTGACGCGGCTCCGGGAGCAGGTGGCCTCGCTGCAGGAGCGGCTCGAAGAGGCGGAGTCCCGTGCCGGCACCGAGGCCCGTGCTCGAGCCACGGTGGATGCGGCCGCGAGGGCGGCGCTGGGACGCATCGAGGAGCGGGAGCAGGACTTCACCGACCTGCGAGCCCAGCTCGAGGCGCTGAAGGCCGAGGTCGAGGAATTGACCCGGCTCAGGGCCGAGGCGGAGACCCGTGCGCAGGAGGAAGCAGAGGCGCGCGCGGAGGCGGAGACGCGAGCCATCGACGCGGAGGCGCGAGCCGAGGCGGAGCTGGGCATCCGGATGCAGGCGGAGATTCGCGCGCGGGACGCCACCCTCGCCAGGGACGAAGCCCAGGTGCGCTCCGATGCGGAGGCGCTGGCGCGCAGCGAGACGCAGGTGCGCGCCGAGAAGCTCGAGGCGCGGCTGAGGGAGGAAGTGAAGGCCCGCACCACGGCGGAGACCCGTGCGGCCGCGGCCATGCAGGCGCTGAAGGAGGTCGAGGCCCGGCTCGAATCCGAGGCCGCCGGCCGCGTCGAGTCCGAGGGTCGTGCCGAGACGGAAGCGAAGGCGCGCCGGGACGCGGATGCGCGCGCCGAGGCGGCGGAGACGGCGACGTCGGCGGCGGAGGACCGCGCCGACGCGGAGATTCGCGCCCGGGAGGCGGCGGAGGAGCGCGCAGAGGCGGAGGCGGAGGCAAAGCTCGCGGCGGAAGCCCGTGCGTCCTCGGAGGCCAGGGCCCGCGCGGAGGCGGAAGCCCGCGCGGAGCTGGCGGCCCAGGCGCAGGCCGAAGCCGAAGAGCGCGCGGAGTCCGAGGCCAGGGCCCGTGCGGAGGCGGAGGCGCGCGCGGAGGCGGAAGCCCGCCGCCGTGCGGAAGCGGAAGCGCGAGGCGAAGCCGAAGCAAAGCAGCGCCACGAGGCGGAGGCGCGTGCCGAGGCCGAAGCGAAGCTGCGCATCGAAGCGGAAGCCCGCGCCGAAGCCGCAGAGAAGCTGCGCATCGAGGCGGAAGCCCGCGCCGAGGCTGAAGAGAAGCTGCGCATCGACGCAGAAGCCCGCGCGGACGCTGAAGAGAAACGGCGCATCGAGGCGGAAGCCCTCGCCGCGGCTGAAGCGAAGCACCGTGCCGAGGCAGCAGCGCGCGCGGAAGCGGAAGCGAAGCACCGTGCCGAGGCAGCAGCGCGCGCGGAAGCGGAAGCGAAGCACCGTTCCGAGGCGGAAGTCCGGGCCGAGGCCGAAGCCGAGAAGCGCTTCGACGCTGATGTCCGCGCCGACGCCGAGGCGAAGCAGCGCGCCGAAGCCGAAGCGAGAGCCGAGGCTGAAGCCCGGCTGCGCGCCGAAGCAGAGGCAAAGGCCGAAGCCGAGACGAAGCTCCGTGCCGAAGCCGAAGCGCGCGCCGGAGCCGAAATGAAGCTCCGTGCCGAAGCCGAGGCCCGAGTCGAAGCCGAGGCGAAGCAGCGCGCCGAAGCCGACGCCCGCGCCGAGGCAGGCGCCACGTCCAGCACCGAAGCCGACGCCCGGGCCGAAGCCGAAGCGAAGCTCCGTGCCGAAGCGGACGCGAAGGCCGAAGCCGAAGCGAAGCAGCGCGCCGAAGCCGACGCCCGAGCCGAAGCCGAAACGAAGCTCCGTGCCGAGGCCGAGGCCCGCGCGGAGTCCGAGGCGAAGGCCCGCGCTGAAGCCGAAGCCCGTGCACGCCAGTCCGCGCAGGCAGAAACCGAAGCCGCGGCCCGCGCGAAGACCGAGGGCCGTCACCGCACCGCGCTGGAGGTCCGCCTGGAGGCAGAGACCCACCAGCGGACGACCGCGGAGGCACGCGTCGAGGAAGCAGCCCAGGCCCGGAGCGCCCTCGAGTCCCGGCTCGCCGACGTCCAGGCGCAGGCCCAGCAGGTGCGTGACGAGCTGGCGCGCGAGCGCGAAGCGCGAGAAGCCGTCGAGAAGGCGCTGGAGGCCCTGCGCGCGGAGAAGGCCCAGCTCGAGGTGGAGTCCGCCGAGGAGCGGGCGAGGTCCGAGCGCGAGCGCGTGGAGCTCGAGGAGAAGGGGCGCCGCGAGGCCGAAGAGGCCGCCGCGCAGGCCCGGGCCGCGCTCCTCCCACTGGAGACGCCGCCAGGGCGGCCGGAGCTGGCCGTGTCCCGCAGCGGCAGCGTCACCCAGGATGGCCTGGCGAAGCTGGTGCTCCGGCTCTGCGAGGCGCGCATGGAGATGCGCCTGGAGCTGAAGGTCATCAACGCCCTGCGCGTCCTCTGGCTGCGCGACGGCGCGCTGGTGGGCGCGGTCTCCTCCGCGCCGGGAGAGTCGCTCGTCGACCGGGCCCGCGCGGATGGCCTCATCGACGCGCGGCAGGAGAGCGAGCTGCGCCTGGTGCGAAGCGCCACCACCGCCGCGCTGCTGGACGCGCTGCGCGGTCGCGGCTACCTGCGCGAGTCCGAGGCCGTGCCGCTGGTGCAGCGCTACACCGAGCAGGTCTTCCTCGACGCGCTCGCCGAGCCCTCCACGCTCTACCGGCTGGTGCCGGAGCCGGCGCCGCACGAGGTGGCGCTCGCCGCCGCCACGCGCCCGCCGCTGCACCTGCTGGCCGAGGCCCTGCGCAACACGCTCACCTCCGAGTCCCTGCTGGAGGCCGCCGGCAGCCTGCGCGCGCGCGTCACCCGCGGGGACCTGCACCTGGCCCCCGACGACTTCGGGCTGGCTCCCAGGGACCTGCAGCTCCTCTCCCAGGTGGACGGAGAGCACACGCTGGAGGCCCTGCTCCTGGGCGCGGGCCTGCCCCAGGACTCCGCCCTGAAGGCGCTCGCGGTGGCGCGGACGCTGGGCCTCATCACCCTCCAGGCCGCCAGCAACGAGGACACCGGCGAGCTGCCGCCGGAGCTCGACGTGCGCCGACTGGAGGCGAAGTTCGAGGAAATCCAGGACGCCGACTACTTCACCGTGCTGGGGCTGTCCCGCTCGGCGGGCGGTGAGGAGGTCAAGCGCGCGTACGAGCTGCTGGCCGCCGAGTTCCACCCGCTGCGCTTCGCCGGGCATCCCGACCCGGCCCTCCAGCACCGGGCCCAGCAGATTCGCAGCGTGCTCTCCGAGGCGGCCCAGGCGCTGGGGGATGACCGCCTGCGGGCCGAGTACGCCCGTAGCCTGCTCGACTGA